GCTCATTTCAGAGGAATCTGTGAATTCCTTTGTCTTTTCCACTCTTTCCTCAATCATCTTTCTCATCTCTGCTTTTTTGGACTCAATATTTTGCTGAAAATTAGAATTTGAAGACAAACAAATTGGATTAAAACATCATGGCATCGTAAGGCATTTCAGAAGATGAAGTTTAATGTAGAACCATCTGATTTACTTTCTGCCGagccccttcctcctccagcggAACAGTCTCGTGCTCTTTGTGCTCCGTCTCCTTGCACAGCAGACAGATGAACGTATCCTCGTGTCGGCAGAAGAGCTCCAGGATCCTCTCGTGCTTCTTGcacatcctctcctccaggttctccagCGGGTCCACCAGCCTGTGTCTCATCAGAGAGGGAACTCTCAGGTGAGGCTCCAGGTGGACCACACAGTAAGACGTCAGACACACCAGGCACGACCTCTGGGCCTGGAGCTTCAGCTCTGTGCACACATCACACTGGACGTGAGAAGGCTCACCGATGCTCTCAGTGGTCTccacttttctcctcttcacttGGACGGAGATCTCCTGGATGACCGTGTTCGTGGAGACCTCGGGCCTCACGTGGAATCTCTTACTACACGTTGGGCAGTGGCACAGCTCGCTGCCGTCCCAGTGCTCGCTGAGGCAGGTCTTACAGAAGTTGTGACCACAGGGTGTCGTGACTGGGTCGCTGAAGACCTTCTCACACAGGGAACACTGGAACCGATCCTCTGACAACCAGGCAAGGTGTGAAGACATCATGGAATCGCTGGGAGAGAGTTATGTAAGTGTCTGGATTCAATCATCTGCTCTGAATCTGTTTATGAAGTGAGTCATGATCCACCCAGTGAGTCATTCTCATGTGAATCATTTTTTCTCTTCACATTTCTGCAGATCTGGATTTTAgaagcaaaaacaacagaataactCCCAAACAGCTCGAATCACAACTCACCTGATCTCCAGAGTTTAGTCAATTCCAGACACGTAGTTGTTCTTTCACAAGTGAGTCCAGCCTCAGGAATTAAAGCTGAACGATGACACTATCGAGTCGGACGGGGAAACACTGACGAGCCCTGAGAAGCTGTGGGAGCTCCAGTCGCCACAGGGGGCGTGGCCACAGGGGGCGTGGCCGAGTGGTGTCAGTTTACTGAAGTGAAACCTTCATTCACCAGAAGCCAGAGACAAAAACATTGAACTCATTTATTTCTCTAAACCACGAACACACTCCTCTCACCGCATACAGGTCATTCATGCTTCAGGAAAAATCCACATGCAGCTGGGAATTTGTGTTATGCATTTTTGTAATAATAGATTATTTGCAGGAAAATAAGCTTTGTCACATTCTCAGCAATATCAATACGCCTACaactggttagcttagcttagcttagcttagcaaaAAGACGAGAAACAGAGAGTCTGGCTCCAACCAACAATCTGGACAAATCATAGACTGAGTTTAgaaatggacgacatgacagctgcaaaagatgaagccaaatcatctagatcgccccctggtggctgggtgcAGTACACCCACTCTCTCCACTAAGCTAAGCACCTTCTGCATTGGGCTTCATATTTAACAGACATGAAAATCATATAAATCTTAATTGACtctcaacacaacaaaaaacatcgAACTCTCCTTTAAGCTTTGAAGCCACGAGCTGATATGAATACATGAGGTGTTTAATTACCATGTTAGCTACATTCTATTACGtaacaaatatacataaatcacaGGATTTCATTTAAACAGGAACCACAATACAGTCAGTCGTGTTTTAGTTTTGCTTGATGGTGGTTTTCTCGTTCACGGGACGGATGGAGATGGTGTCCGAGGCCTTGTCGCAGCAGTACAGGTAGAAAAAAGGCTGAATCTTCTCCCTGAACGCATCGTGGAACGTGAAGATATGAGTCCGAGCTCTCACGTCGTAGAAGGACACCTGACCCTCCTCGTGGTCCACGTACACGCCCACCCGCCTGGGCCTGGGCTCGAGGGGCAGAGCTATGGGCGGAGACGTGGACACCCGGTACCCGTGGCCTTTCTTCATGGCCAGAGCCCAGTAGCCCTGAGTGGTGCTCACCGAGATCCGGCCCTTCCTGTTCACCGACGAGCGGGCGACTCCCAGGTACCAGTCGTCCTTGTCCCCCACCTGGACCTCCCAATAGTGTCTCCCCGAGGTGAAGCCCTCCCGGCCCAGGACGATGACCACCGTGTCGAAGCGGTCCGGGTGGTCGGGCAGGTCCTGCCACGCCCCCAAGTGTCTCACCTGGTGTCTGTCCTGAGACAGCTGCAGCCAGGGGTTGGCGCTGTCGGGGTCCAGAGTCACATCCACTGTGGATACACAACAGATTTATTGTGTTGGACCGTTTCGAGgtacacaaaacagaaacaaaaagtaaaaaggaAGAATCTTTACCTGTGTAACTCAGAACCTTTCTGATCTCTGTGAACAACAGAAGACAGAATTATCCTGAGGGTTTATTCGTCTTCTTCTGGAAACATTCAAGATGAACTGGGAATTCACAGAAGATCTTACCACTATCGGCCAGTTTGTCAATCATTTCGTTTAACAACGGCTCCAGTTTGGACACGGACCTCCTGATCATGCCTACACACATGTCGGTGGGAACACTGGTGTCGGACCAGTCTCTAACCGATGGAGCTGTGCTCAGTGCAGGGAAACTCTACAGAGACACGACACAAGACTTCAGTAagaaacaaattcaaacaaattaaacagTTTCCAGGAGTTCGTTATCTCTCCTCGTCAACACACACCCCGTCACCTTTAAGAAATGAATGTGGTCGGTCCGAGCCACCTTCTCTAGGTCTGAATTCCTcgtcttcagctcagtgatctccaGCTCCAGGTCGGAGATGAGACCCTCGGCCCAGCTCTCCGTctgcctctgcttctcctcgATGGCCAGGACCAGCTCGGCCTGAGTCCTCTGGAGGGATCGCACCAGCTCGGAGAAGACCTGCATGCTCTGCTGGATCTCCCCCCGAGCACTGGCCTGAAAACACAGGTCGAGGTGGAATAACTGTGTCGATGAATCAGTCGGCAGCACGTTGGACCTGCGGAGGACTCACTTTGTTGAGCTCCAGAGAACGTTtgatctcctccaccttcttctctctgtcctggATCATCTGCTGGACGTCCGTCTCTGTCCTCTTCAGCTGAGCCTGCACAACATCATGTCACAAACATGGCTGACCCAGGCATTTGAACAATCCTGCAATTATTTAGTTATTCAATTCTGTATTTACTGCGTTTTTCTTTGATAAACActttaaatttaataaatgaaaggATACATTTCTGTGTCTCACCTTCTTCTCCGTCCACTCCCTCTCCACGGGGACGGTGTAGTGCGCCCGGTGGTCCGTCTCCGTGCAGAGGACGCAGACACACATCTGGTCCTTCTTACAGAACAGCTCCAGCAGCCTCTCGTGCTTCGGACACATCCTGTCCTCCATGTGGGCCACGGGCTCGATCAGCTTGTGCTTGGTGAACCTGGCGGCGTGGGACTGGTGGTGCTCCTCGCAGTAGGAGGTGAGACACACCAGGCAGGATTTGACCGCCCTCGGCCTCCCCTCCCCGAGGCAGACGTCACACAGGACCTCCTCCCAGGGAGGCTGTGGGGGGGAGGCGGAGGACGAGGTTTGGGGAGAAGGGATTTGAGGTGAGGGTGGAGGAGATGTTTGGGgaagtggaggagctgcagcctgagCTGTGGGGTggggtgaaggtggaggagaaggtttGGGCCCCGACACAGACGGGATCAGTGGAGGTAGCTCTTCATGATGTTGCCTCTTGTCCTCTGGGGTttgcttccttctctcctcctcctctgcaagctgctccttctccagaagcctctcctcatcctcctttttccttctctccatTGTccacttcttctctttcctctcctcctcctgtgtgctCTCCTTCCCTTCCACCCCCCTCACCCTGATCTCCTTGAACTGCTCTGCGATCTCCCTCAGCACCGTGTTAACACTGATATCAGGCCGTTTGTGGAAGGACTTCTTGCACATGGGACACTGGTACAACGGACTGGTTTTCCAGTATCCCAGGATGCAGCCCTGGCAGAAGTTGTGTCCACAGGGGATGGACACGGGGTTGGTGAAGACGTCCAGGCAGATGGAGCAGTGCACCTGCTCTTCGGAGAGGTTCCCGGTCGTGGCCATCCCTAGACGGCGGAGAGGCAGCATCATTTGTAACCAGCCTCTGAACGGGGCATCAAACCTGCTGTGATATCGAGGTGGCTCTGGTTAGATGGTGCAACGTTATTCTGCGTCATGTGCATGCAAATCCAGAGAGCAAAGCATGATGGGAATCATTAAGGGTTAGAAGTCATCGATTAAACATCCTGGAAACAGAAAGGCTCTGATAGTTTAAGGTTTTatataaactttgatttgttgcCTCGGCTGATAAGTTCAACAGTGGAGTTCAAACTACTGATCCGATGttatggaggggtggggggtgggggggggggggatccaggaAGTATGAAATGAACACAAAGGTCAATCTTTACATAACTGTTTCAGCTCTTTCTACTGGAGACATTTTTTGATAGATAATCTGTCAAATGACCTCAAATGATTTATTTACCTCATGGTGTGTTGATACTTATCTTTGAATATCAACTACTAAAAATGTTAATCTTTGCTTTTTAAGGATCAATCcctgcagcttcacactgtGTCACATTTGTCAGCTTGccctctgcatgtgtgtgagtctgtcagtGAAGTCGACTCTCTTCTGCAGGCCTCGGTGTTCATGGAGGAGCAGATTCGAACTTTCCAAAAATACAACACAAGCCTGAGAGCGTCACCTGAACCACAATCCAGGTTAGTTTCAGTTTAAGCAtctaaaacaatttaaaacacaactttCATTTTCTACCTGACCTATATTTGAATTTGTTCGACACTGACTGTTTGAGAAAAAGTCCTAAATTTAGGCCACAGCTCGTAAATCAGACAAACAGATGTTTTGAAAATCCCTAAATACAAGAGCAACACTCCCTGAGAGATTAGAGAGGCAGATGTGAAAgtgtagaaaagaaaaagagtgagAGGACGGACAGAAAGGGAGAAACATGGAAACACTCACCAACGAGCAGCTGCCTCGACTCTCGGCTGTTCACTGACACTCGAGCCCGGCGGTAACCAAACTAACACACTCACCTCAGACCCAAAatacaccccccctccctgcctctTAGCCCAGATCCAGATTTACCCCCCCGGTCACGGCCCTGGGAACGATCCAGGAGGAGGAACTGGAACCAGAGATTCAGAAGAGACACAATACAAACGCTGCTCAACTGAGTCAAGTGTGTTTGTTCTTATGgctttaaattgtatttttcttaaAGATAGAAACTTTTTAAACATCAATGATATAAGCAATTCAAATTTTCGACCTTCTAAACTTTCAAGTATTTTTAGTTTGCTGCCTCAAACTatggaaatatttgttttgtttcattttagtaatttaattaataaaaaatgagcTGCTTCAATATGCATGTACCAGTTACAAAAATATAAGTGATATAAAATTCTTACCAGGTAGTATCTCTAGTTTTTATGCTAATTATGCTAGTTAGCTTCCCAGTTAGAATACAAGCACGAGAGTGGTCTTTATTAGTATATTGACAAACCCATGAGGCTGCTCACCTCAGCATTGATTTGAACTTGTGTTTCTggtattttctctctgttttggtctccaccacctcctgctggACCAGTTGTATATTGTGAGTTTATCATCTTGTTTTTTCACCCTTGAAAAGAGCAGATGAGCGGAAACTGAACCGAAAGAGGAAGAAACCCTGTGACTGATCATCTTTATTGAACAAGTTTAAAAAGACAGTACAAAAGCAGGCACTTGATATAAAAATACAGGATAATATATATTgcttaatgttgttttaaacaggTCATAGGTCAACGTGTTTTAGAATATGCCCTTTGCAAATAGAGTCAATATGTACAGAGCCTCTCAGCTTCTATGAActtcattgttttcatctgtaaaGTGTCTGAAACCTCAGAGTCACAGTCAAACACATGTTTACacaaaggaaagaggaagaggtgcaGCATCACTCACACTCTACTACGTCCTTCACTGGATTTAACaactttatattattatttgtttatatacaaGCGTGTGCAGCAGAATGGAACTACTGACGCGTATCTACTTCTCTCATACTGTCGTCAGTCAGTACATGTTACACTTTGGTTTCCACTGACCAACACACATTGATAACACAATCCTTCTTTAGAGCAACACTATGTTACTTgtactgagcagcagcgccccctgcagacaCAGATGACTCATTCTGTCTGGCGACCATGTGGCTGGTGTCTCAGGTGTGTTTGACCGGAGAGATCACGAGAGGAGAAGTGTTCTTTCCCTCCTGGGTGAGACACGGGCTGAAGATGGGATACAGACTCTCGCTGAAGGAGTCAGAGAAGGTGTAGAGATGCAGCCGCGCCTTCACGTCGTAGAACGAGATCCGGCCTCCGTCGTAATCCAGGAAGACTCCCACTTTGCTGGGCTGGAACTGGAGCGTCAGAGGCAGGCGGGAGGACGCCAGGGCCTTCACCTCCCCGTTCTTCAGCCACAGGCACCAGTACCCGCCCTCGGGACTCAGCTTGATCTCGCCCTTGCGGCGAGCTGAGGCCCGGGCCAGCCCGAGCGTCCAGGCCGTCTTGCGCCCCAGGTCCACCTCCCAGTAGTGGCGCCCGGAGCTGAGGCCCTCCCGGCCCAGGACGAAGAGGGCGGGGCTGTAGCGCTTGGGACCCTCGGTGTGGGGGGTCTTACGCTCCTCGTACCTCACCTGGCGACCGTCCTCGGACACAACCAGGTTCCTCTGGGCCGTGGCAGAGTCCAGAATCACCTCACCTGCACAGGGGGGCGGAGCAGAGGTCACTTCAACCgggtcacacatgcacacatctcagagactctgagtggcgccctctTGTGGACGATTAGGAGAACTGACTGTTATGTCACAAGTGCAAACCAAGAATGTATCACCCAGATAAAAGCTTGAAGAGGAACTCACTGGAGTAGTTCTGCACCTTCCGGAGTTctgacggagagaaagagaaacacaacgtGAGTGAGACACTCAGAGCAGACGACACGGGGGCGACATGTCAACCATGAGACAAGTGCTGCTGTCACTCAACTCCGGGCCACACGGACCCACTGGGGCACCGACACTATCTCCATCTGTCCTgccctgttgtgtgtgtgtgtgtgtgtctgtgtgagtgttaaaagtgtgtgtgtgtggcggttAGTGCGATGACAGGGGATTTACATTTCAAAGCACTTGGGCCGTGACCGGCAGCTTCCTGTCCAGAGGATGGATTTACTGtaggtttttatgttttatctgAATACACGTGGAGTCTCCTGATGGAGGCGGTGACACTCTGCTTGTTTCCCAGTGACACGCCCACCAGCTTCCTTTACCTTTGGCGTACagcctcttcagctcctcctggaaCTTGTCCATGAGGCTGCTGACGGACGAGCGGATGGTTCCCAGGTAGAGGTCGGTGTTGATGCTGACCGCCGACCAATCGGTGGGCTCAGGGGGGGGCGACAGCGTCACGATGTTCTACGGGAAACGAGGGAAAGGTTATACGAGGTACGATGAAATGAAAGTTTAATCACGTCTTGGCAGTGAGAAGAAAAGGCTGAATATGAAGCTGGCGTGGAACTCTGTGATTTCTACAGTAGATTTACGAGCTGATGCTCCACAGATTTAACAGATCTGCCATCGGCCTGTGTTAGAGCCGTCTGCACGTCCTCAGTTTGACAGAGGACACGGAGGCAGGATTGAGTCCAGAGCAGCAGTCATCGGTTACAGAGACTGTGTCTGTCTTTAGCTGTTTCAGGCCTTTTGCTTCCTgtcaaacctcagagagagaatcTAAATCTGCAAACTCAGCAGAACACTTAATAAAACCACAAGACCAGAAACATCCAAGCAGCAACGTCTTGTGCATCTCACAGAGGAGATCATATATAAAGATGTTCGACTCGACAGCTCCCAgaggtgaagccaaagtgtctcgatGGCGTCCTGGctgcagcgtgggatcatgggacgTCCCCCACGTGTCTCACCTGGAGGAAGATGACCTTGTCCTGGGTGTGAGCGTACGCCTCCAgctcgctgctcctcctcctcagctgacTCAGCTCGTTCTCCAGCCCCCGAGCCAGCTCCTGGGCGTGGCGCTCGGCCTCGCGCTGCCGGGTGGCGatcagctccaccagctccgCCTGGCTCTGCTCCACCAGCCGCTGCAGCTCGGCGTAGACCTGCcagctctcctccagctccttctgaGCACTGGTCTGCAGGAGAGACGGAGATGTTACTGATCGGCTTCTCAAACCAGCTGCAAGTGACAGGTTAGATGACGAAGATCAGTCGCCCCCTGGTGCCTGACTGCAGTAtagccctgcctcctccatgttagcagatgggaaacGTCAAAGTACAAATGAATTACGttgatgtcacagtgatgtcatcaggctCTTTAAACTTGAGGTGtcatcagacaggaagtgtccaGAGAAAAGATTTGATTTGTCTTTAAGGAGGATTTCAAGTAAAGACATTTTGGCCTCCACTGTTTATTAGAGAGTATCCATAAATAATAAGCAGTAACTCTTAATTGAACAGAATTAAGATCCACCTTTCTTAAGAACCTGTCAAACCAAATTTAACTTCCTTTAACAAAAATGtgtgatacaaaataaaaccctcaAGTGACAATGAGGTTTTtaacttctttctctctcagttgGCGAATGATAGGTTTCAAATTAAGATGACAAGAACTAATTAGACTCGAACAAATCAACTAATGCCTCAGATCCTTTCATCcattgtttcctgtgtgtgtctcctgctggaACAACTCGACAAACTGGTGTCATCCTTCACACACTTCTCTCATTCAGGTGCATTACTTC
This sequence is a window from Platichthys flesus chromosome 24, fPlaFle2.1, whole genome shotgun sequence. Protein-coding genes within it:
- the si:dkey-46i9.6 gene encoding E3 ubiquitin-protein ligase TRIM7 isoform X2 — its product is MATTGNLSEEQVHCSICLDVFTNPVSIPCGHNFCQGCILGYWKTSPLYQCPMCKKSFHKRPDISVNTVLREIAEQFKEIRVRGVEGKESTQEEERKEKKWTMERRKKEDEERLLEKEQLAEEEERRKQTPEDKRQHHEELPPLIPSVSGPKPSPPPSPHPTAQAAAPPLPQTSPPPSPQIPSPQTSSSASPPQPPWEEVLCDVCLGEGRPRAVKSCLVCLTSYCEEHHQSHAARFTKHKLIEPVAHMEDRMCPKHERLLELFCKKDQMCVCVLCTETDHRAHYTVPVEREWTEKKAQLKRTETDVQQMIQDREKKVEEIKRSLELNKASARGEIQQSMQVFSELVRSLQRTQAELVLAIEEKQRQTESWAEGLISDLELEITELKTRNSDLEKVARTDHIHFLKSFPALSTAPSVRDWSDTSVPTDMCVGMIRRSVSKLEPLLNEMIDKLADSEIRKVLSYTVDVTLDPDSANPWLQLSQDRHQVRHLGAWQDLPDHPDRFDTVVIVLGREGFTSGRHYWEVQVGDKDDWYLGVARSSVNRKGRISVSTTQGYWALAMKKGHGYRVSTSPPIALPLEPRPRRVGVYVDHEEGQVSFYDVRARTHIFTFHDAFREKIQPFFYLYCCDKASDTISIRPVNEKTTIKQN
- the LOC133950090 gene encoding E3 ubiquitin-protein ligase TRIM39-like, translating into MQSISSPGGSVLSEDQFSCSICLEVFVEPVSTPCGHSFCKACLQGYWNHSKKLSCPMCKKNYSKKPEMSVNRVLAEISSQFQGLMMAGGATVDGGASSRGSTLNLSTDSGKGGSSGVDTGEFARSGDVPCDACIGRKLKALKSCVTCPGSFCETHLRHHKKVKSLSSHRLIEPTFHLEEKICKKHERLVDVYCRTDHVCICTACAEATHKSHDIVSAEHEWKKKMSNVGKRRSELKHLIKERAKKLEEIKQSIKVIKTSAQKELEESWQVYAELQRLVEQSQAELVELIATRQREAERHAQELARGLENELSQLRRRSSELEAYAHTQDKVIFLQNIVTLSPPPEPTDWSAVSINTDLYLGTIRSSVSSLMDKFQEELKRLYAKELRKVQNYSSEVILDSATAQRNLVVSEDGRQVRYEERKTPHTEGPKRYSPALFVLGREGLSSGRHYWEVDLGRKTAWTLGLARASARRKGEIKLSPEGGYWCLWLKNGEVKALASSRLPLTLQFQPSKVGVFLDYDGGRISFYDVKARLHLYTFSDSFSESLYPIFSPCLTQEGKNTSPLVISPVKHT
- the si:dkey-46i9.6 gene encoding E3 ubiquitin-protein ligase TRIM7 isoform X1; amino-acid sequence: MMLPLRRLGMATTGNLSEEQVHCSICLDVFTNPVSIPCGHNFCQGCILGYWKTSPLYQCPMCKKSFHKRPDISVNTVLREIAEQFKEIRVRGVEGKESTQEEERKEKKWTMERRKKEDEERLLEKEQLAEEEERRKQTPEDKRQHHEELPPLIPSVSGPKPSPPPSPHPTAQAAAPPLPQTSPPPSPQIPSPQTSSSASPPQPPWEEVLCDVCLGEGRPRAVKSCLVCLTSYCEEHHQSHAARFTKHKLIEPVAHMEDRMCPKHERLLELFCKKDQMCVCVLCTETDHRAHYTVPVEREWTEKKAQLKRTETDVQQMIQDREKKVEEIKRSLELNKASARGEIQQSMQVFSELVRSLQRTQAELVLAIEEKQRQTESWAEGLISDLELEITELKTRNSDLEKVARTDHIHFLKSFPALSTAPSVRDWSDTSVPTDMCVGMIRRSVSKLEPLLNEMIDKLADSEIRKVLSYTVDVTLDPDSANPWLQLSQDRHQVRHLGAWQDLPDHPDRFDTVVIVLGREGFTSGRHYWEVQVGDKDDWYLGVARSSVNRKGRISVSTTQGYWALAMKKGHGYRVSTSPPIALPLEPRPRRVGVYVDHEEGQVSFYDVRARTHIFTFHDAFREKIQPFFYLYCCDKASDTISIRPVNEKTTIKQN